The following are encoded in a window of Arvicanthis niloticus isolate mArvNil1 chromosome 1, mArvNil1.pat.X, whole genome shotgun sequence genomic DNA:
- the LOC117697466 gene encoding CD177 antigen-like: MGACCIQYVLLLSLLGFFPCSDTLTCQEGSIMKLGQNFSKAAIEWPKNTTVSIHGDRLMCQETLVLIDVGENSLMIGSKGSIKDSDQTQNIQVFSAGPGIVAASYVHFCDTELCNNADSTSVLLNNLSLSAYNEPGTIQCDVCLNFGSLCKNTSILASCPMETKCYAGTFVVNRGGISTFFDIFGCLSSSYTYLFKNQTSIGILGIKETLKKNNTTSFSHVLVPSTLPVWMLGLRALLSPLCAGICPLC, from the exons ATGGGAGCCTGCTGCATCCAGTAtgtcctgctcctctctctgctggGCTTCTTCCCCTGCTCAG ATACTCTGACCTGTCAGGAGGGAAGCATAATGAAGCTTGGCCAAAACTTCTCTAAGGCAGCAATTGAATGGCCCAAAAATACGACTGTGTCAATTCACGGTGATAGACTGATGTGTCAGGAGACACTTGTGCTCATAGATGTAG GTGAAAACTCGCTGATGATAGGGAGCAAAGGTTCCATCAAGGATTCTGATCAGACCCAAAATATCCAAGTGTTTTCTGCTGGGCCTGGAATAGTGGCCGCCTCTTATGTCCACTTCTGTGACACTGAACTATGCAACAACGCTGACAGCACCAGTGTTCTACTTAACAACCTGTCACTTTCAG cCTACAATGAGCCAGGAACTATCCAGTGTGATGTCTGCTTGAATTTTGGGAGTCTTTGTAAGAACACCTCCATCCTTGCCTCCTGCCCTATGGAAACTAAATGCTATGCCGGTACTTTTGTAGTGAACAGAG GTGGCATCAGTACCTTTTTTGACATTTTCGGATGCCTGAGCTCATCTTACACATATTTATTCAAAAACCAAACTTCAATTGGGATCCTTGGTATAAAAGAAACGCTCAAGAAAAATAACACCACTTCATTCTCACATGTACTTGTCCCGAGCACCCTCCCAGTCTGGATGTTAGGGCTCAGGGCTCTTCTCAGCCCTTTGTGTGCAGGGATTTGTCCTCTCTGCTGA
- the LOC117697643 gene encoding CD177 antigen-like yields MGACCIQYVLLLSLLGFFPCSVTLTCHKGIMVQLDTGFTKKAVEWKSVGTTKAAHPKICQETLLLIDVGIKSLLLGSKGTSKAESKTTLDIQKFSGGPGIVAASYVHFCDTELCNNADSTSVLLNNLSLASFSKKKKSSECPVCLKFQGSCSQEGKFMLCPMATHCYYSDITVEGGGLNIIFSIDGCLTNSAKDLLNNQTSVGIFSIIEASDQNITTSFSHVLVPSTLPVWMLGLRAFLSPLFTKICSLC; encoded by the exons ATGGGAGCCTGCTGCATCCAGTAtgtcctgctcctctctctgctggGCTTCTTCCCCTGCTCAG TTACTCTGACTTGTCACAAGGGAATCATGGTGCAACTTGACACTGGCTTCACTAAGAAAGCAGTTGAGTGGAAATCAGTTGGGACCACTAAAGCTGCACATCCTAAGATATGTCAGGAGACACTTCTGCTCATAGATGTAG GTATAAAATCTCTCCTATTGGGGAGCAAAGGCACCAGCAAAGCTGAGAGTAAGACGACCCTTGATATCCAGAAGTTTTCCGGAGGACCTGGAATAGTGGCCGCCTCTTATGTCCACTTCTGTGACACTGAACTATGCAACAACGCTGACAGCACCAGTGTCCTACTTAACAACCTGTCACTTGCAT ccttttctaagaagaaaaaatCCAGTGAGTGTCCTGTCTGCTTGAAGTTTCAGGGTTCCTGCTCCCAAGAAGGCAAATTTATGCTCTGCCCTATGGCCACCCACTGCTATTACAGTGACATAACTGTAGAAGGAG GTGGGCTCAATATCATCTTTAGCATTGATGGATGCCTGACCAACTCTGCCAAAGACCTATTGAACAACCAAACTTCAGTTGGGATCTTCTCCATAATAGAAGCCTCTGATCAAAATATCACCACTTCATTCTCACATGTACTTGTCCCGAGCACCCTCCCAGTCTGGATGTTAGGGCTCAGGGCTTTTCTCAGCCCTTTGTTTACAAAGATCTGTTCTCTTTGCTGA